The genomic DNA GTTGGTTGAATATCGTTACACATGATTCATAGTAGTTATTGGAAAATTTTCTGGCCCTTACTACATCTTGCAATTGGGTCCTGTGACGTAGGCCATTTTCTGCTGACTGATCTTTTGCTCGAGAAGATCAAAGTTACAGCTGAACAGAGTGACATAGAAGGAAGGATTGTGATTGTTTCATCTGAAGGTTACAAGCACGCATACCGGGAGGGAATCCGTTTCCATAAGATCAATGATGAATCTGGGTATTTTCTCCTCAACCAACCACATCATTTCAAAGTAATTTTTTTCACTTTCATCTTGTCATAAATTGGCTACTGAATTATTAACTCACTTCATTTCTGGAAAATAACTTTTGTAAAGAAGCATGACAGCAAAATCTAACTTCTTTTTGACAAATGACAGTTATAGCAGATTCTCAGCATACGGCCAATCTAAGCTCGCCAACATATTGCACTCAAATGAACTTTCTAAAAACTTGAAGGTACCTGCACTTTAATTTTTGATTCAGATGGTGAAGGTGTGCATACGATTGCATTGTTTAGTCTGGTGATGCATGCTGACTAAATATTTACAGATGATATGATTTATGCTTTTATGTGAACAGTAAGATTTAATTTGGATGTCACATGTTTGTAACAGAACTTATTGCTCTTCTACTAAGTTGACTTCTTAAGGTTATGCCGGGGGGTCGTCTTCCCCCTGAGGTCTAGTTCAGAGTTAAAATGAAAATCTTAGAAACACGAAAACTGGACTGAAATCATTATTATTGTTTTATTTTGGATCTGCTCTGTGAATAAATAATATTTCTCACAGTTATCTGTTACTCTGCTGACAGGAACAAAATGCAAAAGTAGTAGTCAACTCGCTTCACCCAGGAGAAGTTTGCACCAACATAATGCATCACTGGGCTTTCTTACATGGTTTGGATATATTTGACTAGTCCATTCAGTGATTTAAAAGTAGACCATATTTAAGCCTCCTAAATTTGCCACTGTTATTTTATTGAATCATCATTGCTATGAGCTTTACTTataatctttctttttctaaaatgCACAGTCCATAATTTAGTAGTTACATTAAATTTATGAAGGTGTCTGTTAAAATTTTTTGTCTTACCTTTTATTATTTCTATTTCAGGTCTTATGTGTACGCTTGGCAAATTTATATTGAAAGATGTTGGTCAAGTAAGTTTTCAATCCTGTAAAGATAAATTGAATTTTCCTTCTTATAGTAAGTTTTCAATCCTGTAAAGATAAATTGAATTTTCCTTCTTTAAAAAAAGtggcttttttttatttcattataTGGGCAGTTTAAGTTTGTCTATCTATGTTTAACGAGAATATATATGCTTATTTCACAAATCCAAAGCTGATAGTATTGATGTTTTAGTTATGGTGTATGTCTGGCTCTGCTAGCCCCAGCCTTATGAATGCATTGCTCTGCCAATGTGAACTTTTAAACTAAGCATTGCACAAACCTAGATAATTGATGCACTATTATCATCATAAGCTTTATATTTTGACTAAAATTGCATATGCTTTACCATAATTGAATATTGAACATGTCATAGTCTTCTCTGCGTAAATGATATTGGCAATGTAGAATTGTCTGGAATCTACCCAACTGGTTTCAGGGGGCAAAAAGTGGGTCACATGGAACTGTTGGACCATACAACAGTATGCTAGGCGACAAGTTAATTAAGCAAACATGAGGAAGTCATTTGCAGTCAAACTTACAAACCCTTGTAAATGGATCTGTTGATTGTTGCAACTATTGAAACTCGCCCACTGCTTGTCATTGGCCTTTCTGCAGGGTGCGGCCACAGTTTGTTATCTGGCATTGCATCCTCAGGTTGCTGGAGTCACTGGCAAATACTTTATAGACTGCAATGCTACTGATCCAAAATCTCCTGCAACTGATAAGGAATTGGTGAAAAGGCTCTGGGATTTTAGTGCGAGCCTAGTCCATTGATTCAAATTGGTGCAACAACTGTGATTCTGTGAAATACTATTTGAGGAAATAACCAGCCAAGTAAAACATTGAAGGAACAAAAATTCTGAGGTTATGTCTCTTCAGAAAGAAATGCTGAGGTTATGAGCTAAAAGATTTGTTCAGACAAATGGATAGCGAATGTAAACATGTTCAAATTGAGTGAGGTGTCGTTATTATGTAGCATGTAGCTGTGCAATAGGTACTATTGTAACTTGTTTGGACTCTTATGTAACCCATATTTCTGAATATTCCGTATGTAGTTTATTTCCCAATATCTCTGATTCCAGTGAAACTTTTGAGACAAAAATTGCAAGAACGTTTTCAGGCTTATGTTCTACTGTACTAAGGTATTATATTTGGGGTTATGCTGCATTCATGTATGCTATCTTGGCTTTCAAGTTCGTGATCCGATCAAGTACTACTTGGGTCTTTATCATTCATTGTAGTTACGGCAACTTGTTCCTGGAGGGTTGCTCGTTTACGAGCTAGCAGAAGGCATGACAATACACTTGCTATGGGATCATTGCTTGTTTGGTTTTGCTGAGTCTTGTGGTTGACCAAAATGTTAGGAATAAGGCTGTCTTTGAAATTATTACGCAAAATTACTTTTGTCCAGTTGAATCGAATATATAGGTGCcagttaattattttcttatttattgTTTCTCATATAAGTAGAGGTGCATGTGGTCAACAGGGTTTTGTTGAATTGTTCCAAACGTCGATGGAGCATTAAGGATTGTTGAGATGAACTATTCGGAGCACTAAATTGCACTGTTCTCTGAGCTTCAGTTCATTTATTCAATGTGTTAGTTTCAAAAGTACGATAATGTCAGCCAGTGGAGAGAATAAAGTTGTTTTTCCTGTTAATTGTTCtagaaattaaaaataaattgtTGACTATAGTCGCGTTAACCGATTGCATGATAAATCCTGTAGTCAATTAATCACATTTTGCAACTTACActacagattttttttcttttaaaaaattgtACCAAGCCTACAACACAAGAGTCATCAGGCTTTCCATCTTCATATAAATAGCAACGCTGATCGTTCAGACGATAGTAGAAGATTTTATCCTGGAATTGAACGAACGATCTTTTACCCTCCAACCGCCAAACCCAGGCTGTGAAATGACTTGCGTTGCTAGCCAACGCAATGTGCAATCAAATGATGGCTTATCCACGAACTTGTCAGGATACTCTAGTAGCGTTCGTAAAACGTCTAGTGCCAACTCAAAGAAGCAGTGGCAGTTTATTTTCTATAAAATCTTGTGGAGAATAAAATGCACGAATGTGTCTTTCAGCTTATGTTCTACTCCTAGCAAGGATTGCGTTCATATCTGTAGCAGAATGCTTGGTGCACTGAAAGATCGAGTATGGTAGAAGATTGTTGAGCACAACGTGTGCATTAGGTCGATAAATTGAATAGCAGCTAGGAAGCTGGCTTTATGCCATCGGAGAAGTTAAATTTCTGTAATCCACCATCCTAATATTTCAAGTTTTACTATTTCCCACAGGGGATGCAGTTAAACGTTTTTCCAAATTGTAGCAAGTGCACAGTGTAGGTAATACAAATCTGCAACTCGCACATTTATCTGACTTTTCATCCTCTCATAAAGCTATAATTTTGGTGAGTACTTTGCTTCTGAATAAACAACCCTGACATAAGGTTCCACATCCAACTATCTTGCACATGAGTGTTTCATTGCACACACCTTCAGCATTGTTGCAACAATTCACAGGGTGGTGGCTTGTGCATGATCCAGTCCATGCCGCGTCAATAATAGTGTGCATTTTATCGACGAACCATTGTGCCACGAGTACAAGTGAGAAGCTTATAGGGCGAGTGGTGGTTTATCTCCCAACGTCTCTCACTCCCATCAgaattttttctttaacaaaaaaaTGCAAGAACTTTTGCTACCTTTTGTTCTACTATAGCATAGTTGCACTGCTTGTGCCGTTGTGGGAAGATGACGTGCGATCGTATTTGTATTGGCGTTCTAGACGAAAAGTAGATATTGTTGAGTACACGATGCACGTTAGGTCAAGTTTAAGCACTGCAGCTATTGACTGCCAAGAGAGAATATGTTCTACTGCGCCTTGGTTCTTCTGTTTCCCTCTAGGTGTCCTTGTTTGGTCTCTTGTTCCTCCTGGTTTATTGGCTTGTCATGGAGCTACCCCTACCCTTGTTTACATATATATACTCGGGTGGAGGGGGATCTCATGTCCTACGTACATAGGATCCCTGTCTGTATTTAGTACGAATCCCATGTCTGATGTGTATGTGTTGTGCTGCAACAGGAGGATACAACATAACGTTCTTGAGATTAGTCAATTGGCATCATACACAGTTTGATTCAGTAAAGTTTGTATTCttaccatttttttttgaaaactgtaTATAGCGGGGAGGTCCCCACTGTgatatatattaaaaagaaaaagaaactgtACATGATAACAGCAAAAAGGCACCAAAGtacctaaaaaggaaaaagctTCACGAAAGAACAAAACATGCTAAGCTAAATTAAATCAACCCAGTTAAGATTATCTATtgctttctttgattctttgaGCTTGAAGTCTGGCCTCATCTACAAAGTGTGAGACCTAGGAATTTATGGATGGACGTTTCCTTCAAAAATCAGTTCATTCCTTTGCTTCTAGATGTGCCAAGTAGCTATAATAAAaatttccatgaagaaagggtTCTGGGACATGTCTTTTGCCGTCTTTAGCATCCCGTAGAATGGAAGGTTGAGGTGCCATTGTAGACCAATTTTGTTCCAGCAAGCTGAACTGAAGCTACAGGTGAAGAATAGGTGGTAGGCAATTTCCTCCACATTGTTGTTGCACATTGCACAATTATAGTTGCCACAATGGACCATGAAGTTTTTCGGTTTCTTGACCATGAAGTTTTTCGGTTTCTTGTGTTCAGTCTATCCATCAAGAGGGGCCATGAAAAAACTCGAAGTTTGTTGATACACGTGGACTTCCATATCCATTAGAATGGAGAGGGTGGCCTTATGTTCTTAAAAAGGAATTTATAGAACTGCTTGGAGGAGTAGGTACTAGATCCCTATATATAGTGCTAGAAGTCCCGGGTTTCTTCCTGCACTTGAATCTCCTGAATGATACCTTGCAACTCTTGGTATTCGTGAAAGGCTTCTTCAGATACCGGTATATGAAACTGTTCTTCTATGGAGTTGTTTTGTAAAAGAATGTGATACTGTTATGTGGGTGTTCTTTGTGAAGCTGAACAACCTTGGGAAGGAGTTTTTCAGCAGTCTGTCATTCCAAACATCCAACCAGAAGAGAATAGATTTACCATCTCCAACTGTAAATGTTGCTACCCCTCTGAACTGATCACAAAGTTTTATAATGTATTTCCACCGGAAAAATCCAAACTTTTACAATGTATTTTCACCGGAAGGATCCAAATTTGCCCGCTGTGTGTGGGACTTCTCCATTTGTGTAGTAAGTTTTCCATATCAACTTTACCCATGGCACATCTTTTTTATTATAGAATTTACCAAGGTGTTTCATTAGCAGtgcattgttttattttctaaaGTCAATCACTCCCAATCCTCCCTTGGATTTTGGCTTACAACATTTTGGCCATGCTACCAAGGACTTCTTCTTATCATTCATGTTTGATCCTCTCCAAGGCAATCCCTTCAAGCTCTGTCCATGTTATCAACTGCCCATAGGAATTTTTAAGGTGCACATAGTGTAGGTGGGTAGAGTAGAGAATACCGACTTGGTCAATTCAACTTTACCAGCTAATCCAAGAAACATAGAAGTGGCAGACAGTCTCCTTTCCATTTGATTCATTAGAGGAGCAAGATCTATAACTTTTGGTCTGGTGGTGCCTAGAGGCAGCCCAAGATATGTAAAGGGAAGACTGCCAAGATTACATCCAAATATTTTAGCTAAGCTGGTAGCCTTCTCCATGTTGAGATTTAAGGGAACTAGGAATAATTTGTGGTAGTTCACTCTTAAACCAGTGGATTGAGAAAAGCCTTCCAGAATTCCTTTGAGACGGAACAATTCCATTTCACAGGACCTTTATGATTAGGATGGTGTTATCTGCATATTGTAGAACTGGAAAATCATTTATGGCTATGTAGGGGATTGGGAGGTTGAGAATGTTCTGAGCGTGAGCCTTGTTAATAATGTATTGCAGCAAGTTTGCAATGACAAAAGGGAGTGGTGAGAGGGGGTCACCTAATCTAACCCCTCTCTTGCAGTGAAATTCTTTTCATGGGATGCCATTAAGAAGAATTCAGAATGTCCTAGAATCTAAGATCCTTCTGACCCAATCACACCACATGTCACTGAAACCAAGATGCTTCATCATGCTGAGGATGGTGTTATGCTCAATAGTGTCAAATGCTTTCTCAAGATCTAACATCAGGATAATGATCTCTCTTTTTGATTGTTGGCATTGGTGGATGTATTCAAATGCCCTTGCAAGGCAATGTTGGATTGTTCTGTTCTTTATAAATCCATATAGATTCCGGTGGACAATAGGAATGATCCTCTTCTGCAGTCTGTCTACCATGATCTTGGTTAGGAGCTTCAGAACTAAATTCATAAGAGAGATTGGTCTAAAGTCATTGGCTGTCATTAAGTTATTACACTTGGGTATCAAGGTGATGAAGGAACTATTGATAGCTTTTAAGTCTAGCTGTCCAGCAAAGAACTCCTCATAGAGACTGTAAATGTCTTCTTTGATTATATTCTAGCATATCTTGAAGAATAGTCCATTGAAGCCATCCAGCCCTAGGGATTTGTCCGTGGGCATTTGTGCCACTATCTTGTCAATTTCCTCTTTTGAAACATGATCAGATAGTTGTTGTAGGTTACCATGTCTAGGGATAAGATGTTCGAGGTCCAGATGCATAGTAGGGTTAGAGGTAGTTCCCATTCTGCTCTTGTATACATCCTAGAGAAGAGATGCCTTTTCAAAGTGATATGTGACTTGTCTTCCACCTGCTGTATCAAGACTAGTTATTGTGTTTTATCTAACCTTTCTTTTGCTGCAGCATGAAAGAGCTTTGTACTTTCATCACTGAATTTGGTCCATCTAACAGTGTATCTTTTTCTCCAGTATTCCTTCTGACATTTGAGTAACTTGATGATATGTTCCTTTAGTATGATTCTAAAGTTTTTTCCCTATAGAAAGAGGGGTCTTTGCTCTTCAAGTTTGTCCAGGACAACAAGTATGGTGTTGCACTCCTTGATAAGATTTGATAGATGTCAAAGAGTCTTTGCTCCATTTCTTGAGTGCTCTTCTAAGTAGTTTCAGTTTGGCAGTTATTCTTGTTGCACTATTAGTAGCTCTAACATTTGTGTTCCAAACATTTTGGACAAGGTCCATAAAGCTAGGGACATCCAACCAGAAATTCTTGAGTATGAATATAGTGGCCCTTGGTATATGTGTTTAGATTTGAACCACACCGGGAGTGTGATTAGAGGTAGGTTTGGCTAGGGGCAGCATCAGAGTGTTAGGATATGAATTAGTCCAATTTATCGAGGTGAAACACCAGTCTAATTGCTCTAGCAAAGGATCTTCTTGCATATTATTCCATGTAACTTCCTACCCTTTAAAGGAATTTCTTGAATGCACAGGTTGTTGATTATGGAGTTAAACAGAAAGATATCATTCATGTCTCCCCCTGCTTGTTTGTGTCACTGAGATCTCTGTAGAAGTTAAAATCTCCTATGATCATCCAGTTTTCATTGTCAAGTATTGATAAATCATTTAGCCATGCAAAAAATTCATCCCTTTCTGTACCTTTGCAGTGTCCATAAACTGTGATTAAATTCCAATCAAGTTTGGAGGTAAATTTAACAGATAATGCAAAGCGTAAACAGTCCAACACTTCCCCTTCGAAGAGAGCACTATTCCATCGTACCAGAATTCCCCCTGAAACACCTATTGAGGAAGTGAAAGCAAACTTATTGAATCTGTTAGGTGCCAATTTCTTGATAAAAGAATGATCAAAgctttccttctttgtttcttagAGACAATAGATTGAACATGCACTTTCCTCAATTTTTGCCTTCACTGCATCACATTTGTCTTCCCTATTTAGTCCTCTGATTTTCCAGTTCAGAACATTCCAACTTCTCTTTGAGTTTGTACTATCAATCACAATATTTTGAAAGTCTTCTAGGGGTTGTTATCTCCAAGAGAGTGGCCCTCTCCCACAGCTTTTCAAAGTTTGTTTGAGATTCATTCAATCCAAAGTAAAGTGCAGTCAAAATGGATATAAATTTAGGAGCAGAAACGGATAGGACACAGGACCACCACAGATAATTGATAGCATACCATTAGTAGCTAGTTTTGTGTTTGAATTTGTACCACTAAATCTCGAAAGATAGCCTAGGAAATGTTGTTGCACATAATATCTCTTAGGTGCTGTCGTGTTCGGCAATGGGAAGGCTTCTTCAGTCAATATATGACTTGTGAAGAATGTCTAGGATTCCCGCCGCCAgctcccccccacccccaaacACATGCACTTGTTAGACATGATATTACCAATATCCAGAGTTGTTTGTTACACAGGTGTTAAAAGACTCAACATGCCAGCACGTACACCGTGCTAGCCTAAGAAAATTAGAAGCATACACCCTTTATTTCCCTCCCTATAGCTACTGAACTGTTGAAGTAAAAATCAAGTTCCTGAGGCTGCTCGTTTccataaatattttatttacaTCATTGATGGATACCATCCTAGTCACTAAGCTCTATTGAGTAGCAATGCATTCTAACGGGAGAGGGAGCGGGCACACACATCATCACCAGGATGCATGCTTGCATATATAGAGAAGTGTTGGACAGATAAGAAAACAAATAACTGCAGCACGTAGTACGTATTGTTAATTGTTGGACTGAGCCATCTATCAAACAATCAGTACAGTGGGATATATCATCCTTGGACTACCATGGATCATAGAGTTGTTACTATGCTATTGAGGATATGCCTTCTTTGCCTTTTTCACATTGTGCGCAGGAAACTCAATTAATCTAGACTTTATTATGCTCATAACACACTTACCTTAATGTGTTTTTGTGATATTTTTCATGTAAGTTCACCTTTAACCAAAGTATGAAACTCTATATCCATTTTATTATGCTCCTTTGAAGCACCACACTTCTTGATTTGCAGTATATCTTATGACCCATTTAAATATGAGATGACATCTCATTTCTTAGACTGCAACAACATATACATAGAAGTATCAATGATCGCAATTATGAATCTATCAGTGAAAGAAAATGAGCCAATTATCGAGTCATGATGATCAAGATTATACTCAGCAGTGAAATAATTGAACTTAAGGATTGCCATAGTCATTACTGCATTGGTAACTATTGGTCGGCAGAAGAAGTCTCCATAAAGTTTCCAACTCCGGAATAACTGGGAATCTATATATCAAGGCTGAGGCTGCACACTCTACATAGCACACTGAAGAATTCTTTTAAAAAGTCATCATATAAAAAGGTTTTGGTGGATTTAGACAACAAAGCTGAATTTTCATGGGCCAAAACTATATTGAGTTGTGCCTGAACTATTTGACATAGTGGGTAAATTTGTGCCATTATTGCGTAAGTTTCATTATTGAGTAAATTTCGTGGTCAGTCCTTAAACTATGTGACGATTCTTATTAAGGACCTCACTGTGAGATTGCACTTTGGGGTCCCAAAACTATTCAAACGGGCAATCTTATTAAGGTCCCTTTATTTCTAAAGTCCGGACCAAGTTGGAGAACAAGAAAGCACTAGAGTAAGAAAGGCAAAGGGCTGTATCCATTTCATCCAAAAGCTTAGTGTACAAGGACACTCTGCCCTTCTATTTATGGTGGGGCAAACCGCCATTTCACCTATTTACTGTCAGTTGTTTTTATCAATAAGGGAAGATTTTATTAATCAAGATTGTTACATTGAGCTGATACAAATATCTTGAAGCACTCATGGACTTTGCATAACCAGGATACACACAgcctaaaaataaaataaaaaaactgaCACACTAATGACATTCAATCCAATGACTAGACAATCAACCATGTGCCGGGATAAAAAAACTCCTTAGCCACATGCTCCAATCATTGAGACACCACTGTAACTAAGTTCTGAATAGATGGCTTCTGAAGGATAGCCCAAGTACGAAGCTAGTGTATAACTAAGAAGATAACCTGCAAAGGAGATGAAGAACTTTTTTCAATGACCAAGTCATTACGACATAGCCAAGTAATCCAGTTTTTTTAGTGCACCTCTTGGGATAGCGAAGTAATACATCATATACATGGGCAGGCTACTAAGTACTAAGTTAATCAGTGCTAACTGCCCCCTATTGACATGTGCTTGCCTTTCCAAGTATCGAGTCATTTCGAGAAACACTCATATATTCTTTTCCAATCAGAGTTTGATAGTTTCCTATAGTGTACATGGATCCCTAAGTATCTCTATCACACTtggttttaaaataaaaccaagtgctacctatatgtatgccaggatctagtttcatacatatagtgacatcattagtgaataacagtaatagtatcacgtaaaagaaatataaataaatacttacgagtctatcagagatatacaacttAATCCTGGAAATGGGGGCTCCAAATTTCataggcaatcgactgggggttgcgtatgcctagaacttagcatcatcttcagaaaacttcacacaccctCCTCTTATAAGCAgaagtaagcaagggtgagtacacttatggttggcactcaacaaggccacaagaaataaccagaataaatgatttaagtccatcttcaagttttaCACTCTAtggaggttgcacatctttacccataaGTCGTGtgaaagttcaaaagaactttagacccaaccatgttgtgcgggccaggcacaataccacacttccgaggtgtgattgtaTAGGGACGCTAtaaggcctttacaaagattccctagtaagtggtaacccgctaaggtttcggtatCTAGCGCGCATAAACCTCCATAGTGGGCATAGGTTCTTAGCAAGCTCCTTTCCCAAGAGGACCGGGTTATACAatgactcagtcccccctcttgccctttcggtaggATTACCTAAGACtaaagtctctaattaattagccaagaccagagccatttagttcttgttgttgtactgttttcccgGGTgattctccatgttccaattaacattatcatggTATTATAAATAAGCATAGGTAGAAGGGTGGTTAGGGAT from Setaria italica strain Yugu1 chromosome VII, Setaria_italica_v2.0, whole genome shotgun sequence includes the following:
- the LOC101761163 gene encoding short-chain dehydrogenase TIC 32, chloroplastic; amino-acid sequence: MLGLLRRRGPSGFSPSSTAEEVTAGIDGCGLVAIVTGASHGIGTETCRVLALRGVQVVMGVRNTLSGARVREEIVRQIPTAKIEVLELDLSSMSSVRRFVKNFNALNLPLNILINNAGIAFVPFELSEDGIELHFATNHLGHFLLTDLLLEKIKVTAEQSDIEGRIVIVSSEGYKHAYREGIRFHKINDESGYSRFSAYGQSKLANILHSNELSKNLKEQNAKVVVNSLHPGEVCTNIMHHWAFLHGLMCTLGKFILKDVGQGAATVCYLALHPQVAGVTGKYFIDCNATDPKSPATDKELVKRLWDFSASLVH